In Spirochaetaceae bacterium, the following proteins share a genomic window:
- a CDS encoding DUF4916 domain-containing protein has translation MIIRKEAENKCFHVLVRGIVIDEGYLLAVKGKGQPYTFLVGGHLEFNENLQQALQREIQEELGYYAALVAM, from the coding sequence ATGATAATTAGAAAAGAGGCTGAAAATAAATGTTTTCATGTACTTGTTCGGGGTATTGTGATAGATGAAGGCTATCTTTTAGCTGTTAAAGGGAAAGGGCAGCCTTACACTTTTCTTGTTGGTGGCCATTTAGAATTTAATGAAAACTTACAGCAAGCTTTACAACGCGAAATACAAGAAGAGCTAGGCTACTATGCAGCGTTGGTCGCTATGTGA
- the tsaD gene encoding tRNA (adenosine(37)-N6)-threonylcarbamoyltransferase complex transferase subunit TsaD, producing the protein MILGIESSCDEFAVAILHNNKILAGVVASQIEQHRSFGGVAPEVASRLHTELALPTVKECLAKAAIKPNQITAVAYTNRPGLVGSLLVGASFAKAFAWALNIPSIAVDHIRAHLYINHLVHNIDYPYLGAIISGGHTTLMVVKSFNDIEVIGSTIDDACGECYDKVAKHYGWGFPGGPAIDKLSKDGDELAFNFPFANLYKGNHRYDMSYSGLKNAVINQLELFKVKEGYTQADIAAGFQRAAIGQLMAKIKKSLKDFNLHTVVIGGGVAANSYLRAKLAQLKGITAYSPPLSLCGDNGEMIAFLGGKLLEEGEISGLNEKVYNRVLEFKRGLKSENGKMKIERSYNGHNNSQ; encoded by the coding sequence ATGATATTAGGCATAGAAAGCAGCTGCGATGAATTTGCCGTTGCCATTTTACATAACAATAAAATTTTAGCCGGCGTAGTCGCCAGCCAAATAGAGCAGCACCGTTCCTTTGGCGGTGTTGCCCCCGAAGTAGCCAGCCGCCTGCACACCGAGCTAGCGCTACCTACCGTAAAAGAGTGCTTAGCTAAAGCCGCTATTAAACCTAACCAAATTACCGCAGTGGCTTACACCAACCGGCCCGGCCTTGTGGGCAGCTTGCTGGTAGGGGCCAGCTTTGCCAAAGCTTTTGCGTGGGCGCTAAATATCCCCAGCATAGCGGTAGACCATATTAGAGCGCATTTATATATTAATCATTTAGTACATAACATTGATTATCCTTATTTGGGGGCCATCATCTCCGGCGGGCATACCACCTTGATGGTGGTTAAATCTTTCAATGATATAGAAGTAATCGGCAGCACCATTGATGATGCCTGCGGCGAATGTTACGACAAAGTGGCCAAACACTACGGCTGGGGTTTTCCCGGTGGGCCGGCCATCGATAAATTGAGTAAAGATGGCGATGAATTGGCCTTTAACTTTCCCTTTGCCAACCTCTACAAAGGCAACCATCGTTACGATATGTCTTACAGCGGGCTGAAAAATGCCGTCATCAACCAGCTGGAACTTTTTAAAGTAAAAGAAGGTTACACACAGGCCGATATTGCCGCCGGCTTCCAGCGCGCCGCCATTGGTCAACTCATGGCCAAAATTAAAAAATCTTTAAAAGATTTTAATTTACATACAGTTGTCATTGGCGGCGGTGTGGCGGCGAATAGTTATTTACGTGCTAAACTGGCCCAGCTTAAAGGGATAACGGCTTACTCCCCTCCTCTATCTTTATGCGGCGATAACGGCGAAATGATAGCGTTTTTAGGCGGTAAACTGCTGGAGGAAGGCGAAATTAGCGGATTAAACGAAAAGGTATATAACCGGGTACTGGAATTTAAAAGAGGGCTGAAAAGCGAAAACGGAAAGATGAAAATTGAGCGTAGCTACAATGGCCACAATAACAGCCAATAG